Proteins from a genomic interval of Lolium perenne isolate Kyuss_39 chromosome 1, Kyuss_2.0, whole genome shotgun sequence:
- the LOC127342696 gene encoding LOW QUALITY PROTEIN: uncharacterized protein (The sequence of the model RefSeq protein was modified relative to this genomic sequence to represent the inferred CDS: deleted 2 bases in 1 codon), whose product MVAAAPVAPGSGRVGRPRAPRVGLGAAGAAAAAGEGPSCLYVGPIETASQERLEALYRQARDSYYSGEPLIVDDMFDKVELKLRVYGSPSVVKYPRCSLKRQSAYADAEEDNSLIMALSSIWMLLLLFGTSALLLPTFHTLSRAFGDAFGTRFLLYGAKSLDGITRANDMVLFGLGYLVGYPIASASVGALQGLLTNNVVALKGSCPNCGEQVFAFVKTDKSVKAPHKAECHVCECPLEYRTKIERSLSGPRRSWVYGRVYMAKQGHPETEMDKGLESIASCQKIDPYLSYYYLRL is encoded by the exons ATGGTGGCCGCCGCCCCGGTGGCCCCCGGGAGCGGACGCGTCGGCCGGCCGCGGGCGCCACGGGTGGGGCTGGGCGCCGCaggagccgcggcggcggcgggggaggggCCGTCGTGCCTCTACGTGGGGCCCATCGAGACGGCCAGCCAGGAGCGGCTCGAGGCGCTCTACCGCCAG GCCAGGGATTCATACTACAGTGGCGAGCCTCTGATCGTCGACGACATGTTCGACAAGGTCGAG CTGAAGCTCCGGGTCTACGGCTCCCCGTCGGTGGTAAAATACCCCCGCTGCAGCCTCAAGCGGCAGTCGGCGTACGCGGACGCTGAG GAGGACAACTCGTTGATTATGGCGCTGTCGAGCATCTGGATGCTGCTGCTCCTGTTTGGTACCTCCGCTTTGTTGCTCCCAACCTTCCACACTCTGAGCCGGGCGTTTGGGGACGCGTTCGGGACGAGGTTTCTCTTGTATGGTGCCAAGTCCCTTGACGGGATAACGAGGGCGAACGACATGGTTTTGTTCGGGTTGGGCTATCTTGTTGGCTATCCGATTGCATCTGCGTCAG TCGGTGCACTCCAAGGCTTGTTGACAAATAATGTGGTTGCACTAAAAGGCTCCTGCCCAAATTGTGGCGAGCAG GTCTTTGCATTTGTTAAGACGGATAAATCCGTTAAAGCACCCCACAAGGCAGAATGCCATGTCTGCGAGTGCCCATTGGAGTACCGTACTAAAATCGAG AGATCTCTGTCTGGACCTAGAAGGAGCTGGGTTTATGGCCGTGTTTACATGGCGAAGCAAGGACATCCT GAAACGGAGATGGATAAAGGACTAGAATCCATTGCTAGTTGTCAAAAAATAGATCCATATCTATCTTACTATTACTTGCGCCTGTAA
- the LOC127342690 gene encoding uncharacterized protein encodes MDDGTRQLRVRFSGVGHEDQGGGQTRTMPSQQQGALFGRDQLSKGEEYDAAYAATVAAVAYAIAAMEEEKVPSQERKPVPERVASRKKQVPVHVPAAAAPPLDLPPPRRGESMKRPVDGSKISRWFSGKEHLVEDGDDDQRANVSVRRPVKMPEQKKPEGVAPSGQNVVGKVVDSVPSLERDPRKRSRKFEQEQANQRPAVPEVLNPRASFPRERKESRRYEQETANQMAPPAGRPSGPAYSSDAERMAAAWEKERMTRIKMKYNETMQTIAEWEDEKKAKARRQKEPREGDSESKRAKALQEYNEEMKRINKVATASRLTAEEKKRTAEGKVRQKAAKIRSTGKLPRSCGCF; translated from the exons ATGGATGATGGGACGAGACAATTGAG GGTCCGGTTCTCTGGCGTAGGACATGAAGACCAGGGCGGAGGCCAGACCAGAACGATGCCATCACAGCAGCAAGGCGCACTTTTCGGAAGAG ATCAACTGAGCAAAGGTGAAGAGTATGATGCTGCGTACGCGGCAACGGTGGCAGCGGTGGCGTACGCCATTGCTGcaatggaggaggagaaggtgccaTCTCAAGAGAGGAAACCTGTTCCAGAAAGAGTGGCATCTCGGAAGAAGCAGGTACCGGTCCATGTGCCAGCCGCCGCAGCCCCGCCTCTCGATCTGCCACCTCCCAGGAGAGGCGAGAGCATGAAGAGGCCAGTTGATGGGAGCAAGATCTCGAGATGGTTCAGCGGTAAAGAGCACCTCGTTGAAGATGGTGATGACGACCAACGAG CGAATGTTTCGGTGCGGAGGCCGGTGAAGATGCCGGAGCAGAAGAAGCCGGAGGGTGTAGCTCCATCTGGCCAGAACGTGGTGGGGAAGGTGGTCGACTCCGTCCCCAGCCTGGAGAGAGATCCAAGGAAGAGGAGCAGGAAGTTCGAGCAGGAGCAAGCAAATCAGAGGCCGGCTGTACCCGAGGTTCTCAACCCGAGGGCCTCGTTTCCACGGGAGAGGAAAGAGAGCAGGAGATACGAGCAGGAGACGGCGAACCAGATGGCGCCGCCGGCAGGCAGGCCATCGGGACCGGCTTATTCGAGTGACGCGGAGAGGATGGCGGCTGCGTGGGAGAAGGAGAGGATGACGAGAATCAAGATGAA GTACAATGAGACGATGCAAACCATTGCCGAATGGGAGGATGAGAAGAAGGCCAAGGCCAGGCGCCAAAAGGAACCCAGAGAG GGAGATTCGGAGAGTAAGCGAGCCAAGGCGCTGCAGGAGTAcaacgaggagatgaagaggATCAACAAGGTGGCCACCGCGTCGAGGCTGACGGCGGAGGAGAAGAAGAGGACCGCCGAGGGCAAGGTCCGGCAGAAGGCGGCCAAGATCCGGTCGACGGGAAAGCTTCCTCGGTCGTGTGGCTGCTTCTGA